In one Burkholderiales bacterium GJ-E10 genomic region, the following are encoded:
- a CDS encoding asparagine synthase, translating into MCGIAGIFDTRGARPVDRAVLHRMNESQHHRGPDEGGLHCEPGVGLGHRRLSIIDLSTGQQPLFNEDGSVCVVFNGEIYNFRELVPELEALGHVFHTRSDTEVIVHAWEAWGSACVERFRGMFAFALWDRNRQTLFLARDRLGVKPLYYAVLPDGLLLFGSELKVLLAHGGLPRDIDPLAVEEYFALGYVPEPRAIFRSAAKLPPGHTLEIVRGRPLPAPRQYWDVRFTGDARIAAADAQAELTERLRESVRLRMISEVPIGAFLSGGVDSSAVVAAMAGLSPDPVNTCSISFADPAYDESRYAAEVAQRYATRHFVDRVESDDFDLIDVLARQYDEPYADSSAIPTYRVCQLARKHVTVALSGDGGDESMAGYRRYRMHMAEERMRRAIPYGIRRPLFGVLGRLYPKADWAPRVFRAKTTFQGLARDSVQAYFHSVSFLRDPQRSQLFSSRLKAQLAGYNALEVFRAHAAAAQTDDPLSLVQYLDMKTYLVGDINTKVDRASMAHALEVREPLMDHVFVEWLATLPSSLKLHDGQGKWIFKRAMEPQLPSDLLYRPKMGFAVPLASWFRGPLRERVRANLLQSGVLEDTGWFDMGAVRGWVDAHQSGARDHSTALWTLLMFERFLDQVVRGGTRVETPADAGAPVDEGSSVAIAAAQGA; encoded by the coding sequence ATGTGCGGCATCGCAGGAATATTTGATACCCGCGGCGCTCGTCCGGTCGACCGGGCCGTGCTCCACCGGATGAACGAGAGCCAGCATCATCGCGGCCCGGACGAGGGCGGCCTGCATTGCGAGCCCGGCGTGGGCCTGGGGCACCGCCGGCTTTCGATCATCGACCTCTCCACCGGCCAGCAACCGTTGTTCAACGAAGACGGCTCGGTCTGCGTCGTCTTCAACGGCGAGATCTACAACTTCCGCGAACTGGTGCCCGAACTCGAGGCCCTGGGCCACGTCTTCCACACCCGGAGCGACACCGAGGTCATCGTGCACGCCTGGGAGGCCTGGGGCAGCGCTTGCGTCGAGCGCTTCCGCGGCATGTTCGCGTTCGCGCTCTGGGATCGCAACCGGCAGACCCTCTTTCTCGCCCGCGACCGGCTGGGGGTGAAGCCGCTCTATTACGCGGTGCTCCCGGACGGCCTGCTGCTGTTCGGCTCGGAACTGAAAGTTCTGCTCGCCCACGGCGGCTTGCCGCGCGACATCGATCCGCTGGCGGTGGAGGAATATTTCGCGCTCGGGTACGTCCCCGAGCCGCGGGCGATCTTCCGCTCCGCGGCGAAGCTGCCTCCCGGCCATACGCTGGAGATCGTGCGGGGTCGCCCGCTGCCGGCGCCGCGGCAGTATTGGGACGTCCGGTTCACCGGCGATGCGCGGATCGCCGCCGCGGACGCGCAGGCGGAATTGACCGAGCGCCTGCGCGAGAGCGTGCGCCTGCGCATGATTTCCGAGGTGCCGATCGGCGCGTTCCTCTCGGGCGGCGTCGATTCGAGCGCGGTCGTCGCGGCGATGGCCGGTCTGTCGCCGGATCCGGTCAATACCTGCTCGATTTCCTTCGCTGATCCCGCGTACGACGAATCGCGCTATGCGGCCGAGGTGGCGCAGCGCTATGCGACCCGGCACTTCGTCGATCGCGTCGAGAGCGACGACTTCGATCTCATCGACGTGCTGGCGCGCCAGTACGACGAACCCTATGCCGACAGCTCGGCCATCCCGACGTATCGCGTCTGCCAGCTGGCGCGCAAGCACGTCACGGTGGCCCTGTCCGGCGACGGCGGCGACGAGAGCATGGCGGGATACCGGCGCTACCGCATGCACATGGCCGAGGAACGCATGCGGCGCGCCATTCCCTACGGCATCCGCCGTCCGCTGTTCGGCGTTCTCGGGAGGCTGTACCCGAAGGCCGACTGGGCGCCGCGGGTCTTCCGGGCCAAGACCACCTTCCAGGGGCTGGCGCGCGATTCGGTGCAGGCGTATTTCCATTCGGTGTCGTTCCTGCGGGACCCCCAGCGCAGCCAGCTTTTCTCGTCGCGCCTGAAGGCGCAACTGGCGGGATACAACGCGCTCGAGGTGTTTCGCGCTCATGCGGCGGCGGCGCAGACCGACGATCCGCTGTCGCTCGTGCAATACCTCGACATGAAGACGTATCTGGTCGGAGACATCAATACCAAGGTCGATCGGGCCAGCATGGCGCATGCACTCGAAGTGCGCGAGCCGTTGATGGATCACGTCTTCGTGGAATGGCTGGCAACCCTGCCGTCGTCGCTGAAGCTCCATGACGGCCAGGGCAAGTGGATTTTCAAGCGTGCGATGGAACCGCAATTGCCCTCCGACCTGCTGTACCGCCCGAAAATGGGGTTCGCCGTTCCGCTGGCGAGCTGGTTCCGGGGGCCGTTGCGCGAGCGCGTGCGCGCCAACCTCCTGCAATCGGGGGTGCTCGAGGATACGGGCTGGTTCGACATGGGCGCCGTGCGCGGCTGGGTCGATGCCCACCAGAGCGGCGCCCGCGACCACAGCACCGCCTTGTGGACCCTGCTGATGTTCGAGCGCTTCCTGGATCAGGTCGTACGGGGCGGAACCCGTGTGGAGACACCGGCGGATGCGGGGGCGCCGGTGGATGAGGGATCGTCGGTGGCGATCGCCGCGGCGCAGGGAGCCTGA
- a CDS encoding glycosyl transferase, group 1 — MRVLHVLDHSAPLHSGYVFRTLGILRGQRALGWDTVHLTSPKQGVVTADEEQAEGFSFFRTRWAPAGLQARPVVREFALMRALERRLEAVVRKTKPDAIHAHSPVLNAIPALRVGRRLGIPVVYEVRAFWEDAAVDHGTAREGDLRYRATRAMETWALKRVDAVTCICEGLRADIVARGIPAERVTVIPNAVDLADFSYGDLPDEVLKARLGLAGKTVIGFIGSFYAYEGLDLLLEAVPKIRAARPDVRVLLVGGGPHERELRDAAKRLGIEDGILFAGRVPHAEVASYYGIVDVLAYPRRAMRLTDLVTPLKPIEAMAQGQLFVASDVGGHREVTGGGEVGGLFPAGDADALAQAVLDLLARRDQWPAMRERARRFVERERTWERSVARYVDVFGRLGLHP; from the coding sequence GTGCGCGTGCTGCATGTCCTCGATCATTCGGCGCCGCTGCACAGCGGTTACGTCTTTCGCACCCTGGGCATTCTGCGCGGCCAGCGGGCCCTGGGCTGGGATACGGTGCACCTGACAAGCCCGAAACAAGGGGTGGTGACGGCGGACGAAGAACAGGCGGAAGGGTTCTCGTTCTTTCGGACACGCTGGGCGCCCGCGGGACTGCAGGCGCGCCCGGTCGTGCGCGAATTTGCGCTGATGCGAGCTCTGGAGCGGCGCCTCGAAGCCGTGGTGCGCAAGACGAAGCCGGACGCGATCCACGCCCATTCGCCGGTGCTCAATGCGATTCCCGCGCTCCGCGTCGGCAGGCGTCTCGGCATCCCGGTCGTCTACGAGGTGCGGGCATTCTGGGAGGACGCGGCGGTCGACCATGGCACGGCGCGGGAAGGCGATCTCCGGTATCGCGCAACCCGCGCGATGGAAACCTGGGCGCTGAAGCGGGTCGACGCGGTGACCTGCATTTGCGAGGGGCTGCGCGCCGACATCGTTGCGCGCGGAATTCCCGCGGAGCGGGTGACCGTGATTCCGAACGCGGTCGACCTCGCGGATTTTTCGTACGGCGATCTTCCGGACGAGGTGCTGAAGGCGCGGCTGGGGCTGGCCGGCAAGACCGTGATCGGGTTCATCGGCTCGTTCTATGCCTATGAGGGCCTGGATCTGCTGCTGGAAGCGGTGCCGAAGATCCGGGCGGCTCGGCCCGATGTGCGGGTGCTGCTGGTGGGCGGTGGCCCGCACGAGCGGGAGTTGCGCGACGCCGCGAAACGCCTGGGCATCGAGGACGGAATCCTGTTCGCCGGCCGGGTCCCCCATGCCGAGGTCGCGTCCTACTATGGCATCGTCGACGTGCTGGCGTATCCGCGCCGGGCGATGCGTCTCACCGACCTCGTGACGCCCTTGAAGCCGATCGAAGCGATGGCCCAGGGGCAGCTCTTCGTCGCCTCCGACGTCGGCGGGCATCGCGAGGTCACCGGCGGCGGCGAAGTCGGCGGGCTGTTCCCGGCGGGGGATGCCGATGCGCTGGCGCAGGCGGTGCTCGATCTCCTGGCCCGCCGCGACCAATGGCCGGCGATGCGCGAGCGGGCACGGCGGTTCGTCGAGCGGGAACGAACGTGGGAACGAAGCGTGGCGCGCTACGTCGACGTCTTCGGCCGCCTCGGGTTGCATCCGTGA
- a CDS encoding glycosyl transferase group 1 encodes MRVLTLTTLYPNARSPRHGIFVETRLCELRRRMPVQLRVIAPVPWFPSSWKGFGKYADYAAVPAEEERHRIPVQHPRYAMVPKIGMRWQPAAVAQAAWRALRERPGEFDVIDAHYLYPDGVAAMLLAARLGKPFIATARGSDVNLIATLPGPRAAILRMARAAAKLITVSEALRCTLIALGVDPSRIETLRNGVDTERFSPLPQQEARRELGLPEGPLAVSVGNLAEEKGHDLVLDAAARIPGLRTVIVGEGPQRVALEVRARTLGIADRTTFLGNMPQDRLRWVYSAADVLALGSRREGWPNVLLEAMACGTPVVATNVGGVPEIVADPAAGIVVASRDPSEFAGALTRVLEQARPESRSAVRDVACGFSWEPVVHRYYEALGAAAGLPPRGS; translated from the coding sequence TTGCGGGTGCTGACCCTCACGACCCTCTACCCCAACGCGCGTTCGCCGCGCCATGGAATCTTCGTGGAGACGCGCCTGTGCGAGTTGCGGCGGCGCATGCCCGTGCAACTGCGCGTGATTGCGCCGGTGCCGTGGTTCCCGAGTTCCTGGAAGGGCTTCGGGAAATATGCCGACTATGCGGCGGTGCCAGCGGAAGAGGAGCGACATCGCATTCCGGTGCAGCACCCGCGCTATGCGATGGTGCCGAAGATCGGCATGCGCTGGCAGCCGGCGGCGGTGGCGCAGGCGGCATGGCGCGCGCTGCGCGAACGTCCTGGGGAATTCGACGTCATCGACGCCCACTATCTGTACCCCGACGGCGTGGCCGCGATGCTGCTGGCGGCGCGTCTCGGCAAGCCGTTCATCGCCACTGCCCGCGGCAGCGACGTCAACCTGATCGCAACCCTGCCGGGTCCGCGCGCAGCGATCCTGCGCATGGCGCGCGCGGCGGCGAAATTGATCACGGTGTCCGAGGCGCTCCGGTGCACCTTGATCGCACTGGGGGTCGACCCATCGCGCATCGAGACGCTGCGCAACGGCGTCGACACCGAGCGATTTTCCCCCCTGCCGCAGCAGGAAGCCCGCCGCGAACTGGGCTTGCCCGAGGGACCGCTGGCCGTCAGCGTGGGCAATCTCGCCGAAGAGAAGGGCCACGATCTGGTGTTGGACGCCGCGGCGCGGATTCCCGGTTTGCGCACGGTGATCGTCGGGGAAGGGCCGCAGCGGGTTGCGCTGGAAGTTCGGGCGCGGACGCTCGGCATCGCCGACCGGACGACGTTTCTCGGCAACATGCCGCAGGATCGCCTGCGCTGGGTGTACTCGGCCGCGGACGTCTTGGCCCTGGGGTCGCGGCGCGAAGGCTGGCCGAACGTGCTGCTGGAAGCGATGGCCTGCGGCACCCCGGTCGTTGCCACCAACGTGGGCGGCGTGCCGGAGATCGTGGCCGACCCTGCCGCGGGAATCGTCGTTGCGTCGCGCGACCCGAGCGAGTTTGCCGGCGCGCTCACTCGCGTGCTGGAACAGGCGCGGCCGGAATCGCGGTCCGCCGTCCGGGACGTTGCGTGTGGGTTTTCCTGGGAGCCGGTGGTGCACCGGTATTACGAAGCGCTTGGCGCCGCGGCTGGCTTGCCGCCGCGCGGCAGTTGA
- a CDS encoding o-antigen polymerase: protein MRDIALLALLAALLPKSLMHPWVGSVVWAWISLMNPHEYTWTARHFPVAATVGGATLLGLVFSRDRKRSPFRPATWVLCIFLLWICLTTAVAFYPAESWDMLKKVLKIQLMVFVTIAVLTNRRQLDIFLWVVVFSIGYYGVKGGLFTIATGGSYRVWGPPNSFIEGNNELALALVMTIPLMRYLQLGLKNAWQRNGMTVAMVLTAAAALGSQSRGALLAISAMGLLLWWRSPRKLVSGVVIAGCAVGLFFFMPESWHQRMDTIGTYHSDESAMGRIYTWRAMTNLAEDRVTGGGFAIYRPEIFAQYKHSEDTALVRAAHSIYFQVLGEHGFIGLGIFLLFWMVVWGTAARLRRRARGDPRTRWAADLAALSQAALIGYWVGGAFLSLAYFDLPYDLVAALVVAGRIVDDTLAERPTPVASGVAVAA, encoded by the coding sequence GTGCGCGACATCGCTCTGCTCGCATTGTTGGCGGCGCTGCTGCCGAAGTCGCTAATGCACCCCTGGGTGGGAAGCGTGGTCTGGGCGTGGATCAGCCTGATGAATCCGCACGAATACACCTGGACGGCGCGCCATTTTCCGGTGGCGGCGACGGTTGGCGGTGCGACCCTCCTTGGGTTGGTGTTCAGCCGTGACCGGAAACGGTCGCCGTTTCGGCCCGCGACCTGGGTGTTGTGCATCTTTCTCCTCTGGATTTGCCTGACCACGGCAGTCGCGTTCTATCCCGCCGAAAGTTGGGACATGCTCAAGAAGGTTTTGAAAATCCAGTTGATGGTCTTCGTGACCATCGCGGTCTTGACCAATCGCCGCCAGCTCGACATTTTCCTTTGGGTGGTGGTGTTTTCGATCGGGTATTACGGCGTCAAGGGCGGCTTGTTCACCATCGCCACCGGCGGTTCCTATCGGGTGTGGGGGCCGCCGAACAGCTTCATCGAAGGCAACAACGAACTGGCACTGGCGCTGGTGATGACGATTCCATTGATGCGTTACCTCCAGCTTGGTTTGAAGAACGCATGGCAGCGCAACGGCATGACCGTGGCCATGGTGTTGACCGCCGCCGCGGCTCTGGGCAGCCAGTCGCGGGGCGCCTTGCTGGCGATTTCGGCAATGGGCCTGTTGCTGTGGTGGCGCAGTCCGCGCAAGCTAGTTTCCGGTGTCGTGATCGCAGGGTGTGCGGTGGGCCTTTTTTTCTTCATGCCGGAGAGCTGGCACCAGCGGATGGATACCATCGGCACTTATCACTCGGACGAGTCGGCGATGGGGCGAATCTATACGTGGCGTGCGATGACCAACCTCGCGGAGGATCGCGTCACCGGGGGTGGGTTCGCCATCTATCGGCCGGAGATTTTCGCCCAGTACAAGCATTCCGAGGATACCGCCTTGGTCCGCGCGGCGCACAGCATCTATTTCCAGGTGCTGGGCGAGCACGGCTTCATTGGACTGGGCATATTCCTGCTGTTCTGGATGGTGGTCTGGGGCACCGCAGCACGCCTGCGTCGTCGCGCGCGGGGCGATCCGCGCACCCGATGGGCTGCCGACCTTGCGGCGCTGAGTCAGGCGGCGTTGATCGGCTACTGGGTCGGCGGCGCGTTTCTCAGTCTGGCCTATTTTGATCTGCCTTACGACCTCGTGGCGGCGCTCGTCGTTGCGGGACGCATCGTCGACGATACGCTTGCCGAACGGCCGACGCCGGTGGCGAGCGGCGTGGCGGTGGCAGCCTGA
- a CDS encoding polysaccharide deacetylase has protein sequence MNPWHLAFSILSGAGPRARLGILIFHRVLPKPDPLFPEIPDAERFGEMMGWVRDWFGVLPLSEAVERLRSGSLPARALSITFDDGYADNAEVAAPILRRYGLPATFFVASGMLDGGRMWNDTVIEALRGCAHDEIDLTSIGLGRFPLNEARQRRVAIDAILAAIKRLPYEERATRVARIADAAAAALPANLMMRSEQLRDLVAFGMEIGAHTVTHPILRQMDDDRAFREIADGREALEGIIAAPVSLFAYPNGVPGVDYDARHVEMVKRCGFQAAVSTAWGVSDQASDHFQLARFTPWDRSRARFGLRMVQNYLQKATA, from the coding sequence ATGAACCCCTGGCACTTGGCGTTTTCCATCCTGTCGGGCGCGGGCCCTCGCGCGCGTTTGGGCATTCTGATCTTCCATCGTGTCTTGCCGAAGCCCGATCCGCTGTTTCCGGAGATTCCCGATGCCGAGCGGTTCGGCGAGATGATGGGCTGGGTCCGGGATTGGTTTGGCGTGCTGCCGCTATCGGAGGCGGTGGAGCGCTTGCGCTCGGGATCGCTGCCGGCACGTGCATTGTCGATCACGTTTGACGATGGTTATGCGGACAACGCCGAGGTGGCGGCGCCGATCCTGCGCCGCTACGGACTGCCGGCGACGTTTTTCGTCGCCAGCGGCATGCTCGACGGCGGGCGCATGTGGAACGACACGGTGATCGAAGCGCTGCGCGGCTGCGCGCATGACGAGATAGATCTGACGTCGATCGGACTGGGGCGGTTTCCACTTAACGAGGCACGGCAGCGCCGCGTCGCCATCGACGCGATCCTCGCGGCGATCAAACGGTTGCCCTACGAGGAGCGCGCCACGCGCGTCGCTCGCATCGCCGACGCGGCTGCTGCCGCGCTTCCGGCCAACCTGATGATGCGTTCGGAACAACTACGCGATCTGGTGGCGTTTGGGATGGAGATCGGCGCACACACCGTCACCCATCCGATCCTGCGACAGATGGACGACGACCGGGCGTTTCGAGAGATTGCGGACGGGCGCGAAGCGCTGGAGGGCATCATCGCTGCGCCGGTATCGCTGTTCGCATATCCCAATGGTGTTCCCGGCGTCGACTACGACGCACGCCACGTCGAAATGGTGAAACGGTGCGGATTCCAGGCCGCCGTATCCACCGCCTGGGGGGTGTCCGATCAGGCATCGGATCACTTCCAGCTTGCGCGCTTCACCCCCTGGGATCGAAGCCGCGCCCGGTTCGGATTGCGCATGGTGCAAAACTATCTGCAAAAGGCCACGGCCTGA